A genomic window from Cucumis melo cultivar AY chromosome 8, USDA_Cmelo_AY_1.0, whole genome shotgun sequence includes:
- the LOC103484774 gene encoding heat shock factor protein HSF24 has protein sequence MAQRSLPAPFLTKTYQLVDDPATDDVVSWNQSGSTFIVWKTADFARDLLPNYFKHNNFSSFVRQLNTYGFRKIVPDKWEFANDNFQRGHRELLSKIRRRKAVLISTPMQTVHPVKSGGGGGNPSPSNSGEDIGSTSTSNPGSVEMGTIAQFADLTEENDKLRKDNEMLNSELVQTKKQCDELVAFLTDYLKVAPDQINRIMKQEANNRVASQCSEGGADNGRIEEEEEEEEEEEEAEEEEGETLKLFGVWLKGKKEKKMKRGREEKMGCSNGPHAKAMKSVEMHAPLMRSN, from the exons ATGGCACAAAGATCGCTCCCCGCTCCGTTTCTCACCAAGACCTATCAGCTGGTGGATGATCCTGCCACCGACGACGTCGTTTCATGGAATCAATCTGGCTCTACCTTCATCGTATGGAAAACCGCTGATTTCGCCAGAGATTTGCTTCCCAATTACTTCAAACATAATAATTTCTCTAGCTTCGTCCGTCAGCTTAATACATAC GGTTTTCGCAAGATCGTACCGGACAAATGGGAATTCGCCAACGACAATTTCCAACGGGGCCACAGAGAGCTCCTCTCCAAAATCCGCCGCCGGAAGGCCGTCTTGATATCGACACCCATGCAAACTGTTCATCCCGTTAAATCCGGCGGCGGTGGCGGCAACCCTTCTCCCTCCAACTCCGGGGAGGACATCGGATCCACTTCCACCTCCAATCCGGGATCGGTGGAGATGGGAACCATCGCACAATTCGCCGATCTGACTGAGGAGAACGACAAATTAAGGAAAGATAACGAGATGTTGAACTCGGAGCTTGTTCAGACGAAGAAACAGTGTGACGAGCTGGTAGCTTTCCTGACGGACTACTTGAAGGTAGCGCCGGATCAGATCAACCGGATCATGAAACAAGAAGCTAACAATCGCGTTGCCAGTCAATGTAGCGAGGGAGGCGCTGATAACGGTAGGAtcgaggaggaggaagaagaggaggaggaagaagaagaagcagaagaagaagagggcGAAACTCTGAAACTGTTTGGGGTTTGGTTgaaagggaaaaaggaaaagaagatgaaaagggGACGAGAGGAGAAAATGGGGTGCAGCAACGGACCACATGCGAAAGCAATGAAGTCGGTTGAGATGCACGCGCCGTTGATGAGGAGCAACTGA